CAGCAGACTGGGGCAAATGAAAAGTGTTCATAGACCAATCCTCTTTCTCAGCATCTTCCACAACCCACATTCGAAAACTACCCTTGCGAGGTTTCTCAACCACGCCAATTTTACCTCTGTAGTTGATCAGAATTTTATCCGTGGCAGAGCGACAAGTCCACAACTTCTCATAAGCCACGGGTACTTTGATGATCTTGAGCGTTTCTAATCTAACATCAAAACTCACAATTATAGAATTAATCCTGGAATCGATGTCCGTCCTACAGGCCCCGTAGTATATGGTTCCGTTCATATACATCCCCATGGTCCGAACAATATGACGACAGGTGGCACATGGAGCATCTCTCCATCCTCCTTCTCCTCCCAATACCACAACCTTCTGCTCCGATCTCTCAAACAAACAGTTAACAGCAAACACTTTGTATTGATCTCCAACAGGATCGTACCCAAAATAATAGTCCATGCAGCGCGTATCTTTAAATTTTATCAGGGGAAAACTATGCACCTCTCCCGTACTGGGGTTACGAATCCCCACCCTTGAACTACTGCTAAAACATATCAATCCCGAACCGCACTATACAACACTCTGCTCCCATCAAATTTGCTTATGTTCAGATCTTTGTAGGGTACACAGTATGAAAAAGAGGAAGACAAAGATGCGTTTGGGCTAGGCGACGAGACTAAcagaaaattttctcttttaaagtCCTCGAAAGCAATAAGAAGACGATGAGCTGAGGAAGAAGCAAGATATAAATGCCGTTTTTGGAAATCTTGGCTGGTGATGATAGAGGACCAAAGCTTGGAGACGCATCGAAATCTCAGTAAAGACTTCACAGGTAATCTTAAGAGTGTATTAATCTGAAGTTCCAGAGGAATGTAAATCGGTGTCATCCGATAGATCAGCGTCGTTGTGCCGTcagataaaatatgaaaaagttcATAGTCTTTTACAAGATGTAGAagcttaaaatattaaaaccttTAGTTGGCCTAGCAAACCCTAACCTTAACCTAATTAAAGTTGGTAATTTTCTATTCTATAGTTTATTTCCGGgtattttaatcataattttggtttttaaatgttcaaaataaaaaaataaaaagaataaaacaaacaaacatggcTAGACATTGATTAATAGAAGATTCAAACGAAAGAGGAAAATAGGAAGACCGAACCAAAGTTAAGAACAAAAAGTACACAAACAACACACCATAAGACTAAAAGGATACAGAGTTGTCAATACAAGCACTGAAAACCTGCAACTGGTAGTTGaggttttcatttttaaaagaactaagaaaaaaaaaagataagcaaATGACTAAATTGGTTTGGTTAAAGGGGGTAGCACTTACTCAGTACTCCTCCTCCTGTTGgtattctccttcttcctcatcctcgTACTCGCCTTCTTCATCTGCAGTTGCGTCTTGGTATTGCTGGTACTCTGAAACAAGGTCGTTCATGTTGCTCTCAGCTTCTGTGAACTCCATCTCATCCATTCCTTCACCTGTGTACCAATGCAAGAAAGCCTTCCTCCTGAACATAGCTGTGAACTGCTCACTCACACGCCTGAACATCTCTTGAATCGATGTTGAGTTGCCAATGAAAGTGGAAGCCATCTTTAGACCAGTAGGTGGGATGTCACAGACTGTTGATTTGACATTGTTGGGGATCCACTCAACAAAGTAGGAAGAGTTCTTGTTCTGCACGTTCAGCATCTGCTCGTCAACTTCTTTTGTGCTCATCTTGCCACGGAACATGGCAGAGGCTGTGAGGTAGCGTCCGTGTCTTGGGTCAGCAGCACACATCATGTTCTTGGAATCCCACATTTGCTGGGTGAGCTCAGGGACTGTGAGGGAACGGTACTGCTGAGACCCTCTTGAGGTGAGAGGAGCAAAACCCACCATGAAGAAGTGAAGACGAGGGAATGGGATAAGATTCACAGCAAGCTTACGGAGGTCAGAGTTGAGCTGACCAGGGAATCTCAAACAGCATGTGACACCAGACATTGTAGCAGAGATCAAATGGTTCAAGTCACCAACTGCAGACAGAGAATGAAGATGTAAGTAAGTGTCCTTCTAGCCATATAGACACTTCTCAGCACaagcatattaaaaaaagagcATAACAGAAAACAAGTATATAAGAAAGCAGACAGTACACTTTCACAATCATAAAAGCAGTTTGACAATCAAGCTTTTCTATACAATCACTGCATTTTGCAAATCCCTTATGTTATAAGAAGTACCGGATATATACACATGACACTTAACAAGAGAGTATAACACCAAGAAGATTAGAGAATAGCAGTATAAGGATGACATAGACGCAGTTAACCAGGGAACATTAAACAGaatcaataacacaaaacacttGAGGCATATAGGCAAAGAGCAAACCACTGAAAACAGTAACATAACATTTCTGATACAAAACAATGACCAAATCATGTTCACCATCTAGACAATGCATGTCAATTATACAACAGAAGGCATATATCAATGCGACCATGAATCATAGAAGGACTTACAGCTAGGGGTTGTGAGTTTCAAAGTCCTGAAGCAAATATCGTACAAGGCCTCATTGTCAAGAACCATGCACTCATCTGCATTCTCAACAAGCTGATGAACAGACAAAGTAGCGTTGTAAGGCTCAACAACAGTGTCAGAAACCTTAGGCGAAGGGAACACTGAGAAAGTAAGCATCATTCGATCTGGGTACTCTTCACGGATCTTGGAAATCAAAAGTGTTCCCATACCAGATCCAGTTCCTCCTCCCAACGAATGACAAACCTGAAACcctacaaacaacaaaaatcccCAAAGTTCAGAGTAGTCccaataacaccaaaaacaCTTCAACGAAAgcaaaatcaaaccctaaaatcgaacaGATCTAGCGAAATTTTTACCTTGCAAGCAGTCACAGTTCTCAGCTTCCTTACGAACAACATCGAGTACCGAATCAATTAGCTCAGCTCCTTCAGTGTAATGTCCCTTAGCCCAGTTGTTACCAGCACCAGACTGACCGAAAACGAAGTTATCAGGACGGAAGGTTTGACCATACGGTCCAGATCTGAGACTATCCATGGTACCAGGCTCCAAATCCATAAGCACGGCACGAGGAACGAATCTACCGCAACTAGCTTCGTTGTAGTAAACA
The Camelina sativa cultivar DH55 chromosome 6, Cs, whole genome shotgun sequence genome window above contains:
- the LOC104790913 gene encoding tubulin beta-2 chain; protein product: MREILHIQGGQCGNQIGAKFWEVVCAEHGIDPTGRYTGDSDLQLERINVYYNEASCGRFVPRAVLMDLEPGTMDSLRSGPYGQTFRPDNFVFGQSGAGNNWAKGHYTEGAELIDSVLDVVRKEAENCDCLQGFQVCHSLGGGTGSGMGTLLISKIREEYPDRMMLTFSVFPSPKVSDTVVEPYNATLSVHQLVENADECMVLDNEALYDICFRTLKLTTPSFGDLNHLISATMSGVTCCLRFPGQLNSDLRKLAVNLIPFPRLHFFMVGFAPLTSRGSQQYRSLTVPELTQQMWDSKNMMCAADPRHGRYLTASAMFRGKMSTKEVDEQMLNVQNKNSSYFVEWIPNNVKSTVCDIPPTGLKMASTFIGNSTSIQEMFRRVSEQFTAMFRRKAFLHWYTGEGMDEMEFTEAESNMNDLVSEYQQYQDATADEEGEYEDEEEGEYQQEEEY